In one window of Helianthus annuus cultivar XRQ/B chromosome 17, HanXRQr2.0-SUNRISE, whole genome shotgun sequence DNA:
- the LOC110894729 gene encoding uncharacterized protein LOC110894729 encodes MGSPSEESFTDIYRRYFSPDEDAAEEEAVTSACTFVLQTFEHIRPPPPPRPILRRTYILRDREAANERLMKDYFDAAPVHGPNVFRRRFRMSQRLFLRINNELENTYDFFKQRMDARGYLGFTSIQKVTSALRVLAYGNTYDINDEYLKMAEKTTRDTLEHFCYAGCFNDINTLEASPLIEGYISGTIPKAGFHANGNDYEHGYYLGDGIYPEYSIIVKTFSETFDEKRKNPCRMWHKDKIRMAMYACIILHNMIIEDDGKAICQNYIPEDLVELPQATTEERLVNAQLLRSREIHNALKADLVEHAWAIRPIRSNNDHDEDSEEEVGEEFEDGNFEDVGLDAGENEEEEGENEDDTEE; translated from the exons ATGGGTTCCCCGTCGGAAGAGTCTTTCACCGATATTTACCGAAGATATTTTTCCCCCGACGAAGACGCGGCCGAGGAagaagcggttacgagtgcatgtactTTTGTGCTACAAACATTTGAGCACATTCGGCCACCTCCCCCTCCACGACCCATCTTGCGACGCACCTATATCTTGCGAGATCGTGAAGCCGCGAacgagcgtttgatgaaagactattttgacGCGGCACCGGTTCACGGACCGAATGTTTTTAGACGACGTTTTCGGATGAGCCAAAGGTTATTTTTGCGCATTAACAATGAGTTGGAAAATACGTACGATTTCTTTAAGCAAAGAATGGACGCACGAGGATATCTAGGCTTCACCTCAATTCAAAAGGTCACATCCGCGTTACGCGTATTAGCATACGGAAACAcgtacgacatcaacgacgagtatttgAAGATGGCGGAGAAAACAACCCGAGATACGTTGGAACATTTTTGCTATG CCGGGTGTTTTAACGATATTAATACGTTAGAGGCTTCACCATTAATCGAGGGCTACATTTCTGGAACTATACCAAAGGCCGGTTTCCATGCAAACGGGAACGATTACGAGCATGGCTACTACTTGGGCGATGGTATCTACCCCGAGTATTCGATTATTGTTAAAACGTTTTCTGAAACTTTCGATGAAAAAAGaaa GAATCCTTGTCGCATGTGGCATAAGGATAAAATACGAATGGCCATGTATGCTTGCATCATTTTGCATAATATGATCATCGAGGATGATGGAAAAGCGATATGCCAAAACTATATTCCCGAAGATTTGGTCGAACTACCCCAAGCGACAACGGAAGAGAGACTCGTAAATGCTCAACTACTCCGATCTAGAGAAATACATAACGCGTTGAAGGCGGATTTGGTTGAGCATGCTTGGGCGATTCGCCCAATTCGATCAAACAATGATCACGACGAAGATTCCGAGGAAGAAGTGGGGGAGGAATTCGAAGACGGGAACTTTGAAGACGTAGGTTTAGATGCTGGagaaaacgaagaggaagaaggagagaacgAAGATGACACCGaagaataa